ATCTCCTTTTTCTACAAATCCAATTTCATCGTAAATATCAATACTTCTTTTTTTACCAATATCTGGTGTATCGATATTAAAGGTTTTTTCTTCATTTTTTAAAGCCGTTAATTTAATATGTCTGTTTATAGCACATGCTATAACCGGCAGTCCTAAATAATCTTGATGGTCTCCAAAAAGACATGTTCTCCCAGGAGCAAATGAAATCAATTTACTTTTTCTGTTAACTTTGTTCAAAATCATGCTATTATATTCCATATATTTTATCTGCTTTAGCAAAATAAAGCCTCTGAATAATGTTTAATCATCAAAGGCTTTTAAAACTAACTAATTCAACAAACTATATTAAAATTTCGTTTTGGATAAAGTGACGTTATATACTTTGTAATGTTTTCTTTTCATATTTGTGATCTTCTAACAAAACTTCTAAGCTTTTACAATCTATACCGTTATTACTTATTTTTTTTATGCGTTGCATTTACTTTTTGTAGAGATCCTGAACTTTGCAAAAGCGAAAAATCTATATTTGGTTTTATACCATTTGCTGTTCGGGAAAACTCGGTATTCATAGTTGTATTTTCATCAAAGAATCCGCAGTTTTTCATGTAAAATGAATTTCCTTCTACACCACCTGCATAATCAAGTCTGGCTTCATTTCTGGCCGTAGCATCTGCAGTAAATTTAGCCTTAACTAATTCGTGCCATTGACCTTGTGTATCATATACCCATTGATTAGTATATCTACCTTTTCTTGAAATAAAACCTGTATGTGTGCTGAAGTTTTCTAGAAATGAATGAAATCTTTTTAAGTATGTATTGGTATGCGGTCTTCTAAAACTTGCGATTAATTTCCACTCACTTTCTTCTGGTGCATAGAAGTATGCTGTATAATCTGTACTGTTGTTTACCGAGGGTTCTCCTTTTAGTAAAAACTTATATGTGTTTTCAGGTTTCCAATCAAACACTTTATAACTCTGTCCTCCAGAGCCTTCTCCTCCAAAACTTCCATCTGTAACTCCTTCTCCTTTGCCTAAAAGAATTACTTTATAATCATCTGGAATTGTACTTGGGTCATCGGTAACAAAGGGGCTCCATACAGAAAATAATATTCTTCTTTCTGTATCTGAGTTAACTTGTATTCCGAAATATCCTTCACCAAAACCATTCGCCATAAAATAAGATCCAACCACATCTTCTCCCTGGGGTACGGTAATCTCATTATAGAAGTACATTATATCCTTATTTTCAGGCATTTCATAAGTTAAATGAACAGAAGGGCCTCTTCTTCCAAAATGAAAACTAAAGTCTTCTGGTACAAAAGAAACACCACTAGCTGTAGCAGATCCACCGATAAGAATTTTGTTAATATCACCTATGTATTCACCTGCTTTTTGAAGTCCTTGAATTTCAATAAAGTTGTACCCTGATTTAATTATATCAAACATCCCTATTTCAACATTTTTATAAGATGTATTATCAATAACTACTTCTTTTGTTTTATCTCCTACTGTTACTCGAATAGTTGATGGTCCTACTTCTGATTTAATATTTAAACCGAGGTGTAATTCGCCTGTTAACTTTGTATGAAAATAAATGCAAATAACATCATCTAATGATGTCCAATTATGAATACCCGAATCATGAATTAAAATGGCATCCTGCTTAGTACTATTTATTGCCCAACTATTACCTCCTGGAGGGATAGTTATTGATAGGTCTAACTTATCATTACTTCTGGCGTGAAGAGGTTTTTTATCCGAACTACAAGCCAGTATGCAAGTACTCACCAATAAGAGTACGATTTTATGAATTGATTTTTTATAATTCTTCATTGTTTTATATTCATCATCTTTATTTAGTTAACTTCATATAATTGATGCTTACTATTATTATTTACGACAATAACAGCTTTCTTTTTTTGAGTAGTTATCAGCAACATATTTCTCACGTCTTTATCTGCATAAAATCCAGTTTTAGTATTTTTTACAGGCTTAAATTCTCCTTTTGAAATCCCTTTTAGATAAACGCCTATACCTGCATCTGCACGAGTTGTTTCTACCTCTGTATGATAATTATTTCCTGCCATGAGTAAGTCTTTAATCTGATCACCATCAAAATCTTCATAAAGAATACTATTAATCGGGCTCATTTGAGCTTCTGAAGGGAATGGTGTGAACTCAAAGCCAACGTTGCTATTAATGAAAATACCTGACCTGAATTCTGTAGCTTGATAGTGAATAGCGGATTGAAAAGTTTCTCCTAATATTTCCTGAATATCACTATTCGCAAAATCGCTATACGTTTTTATCCTTTCTTTTAAGTATGGTATTTGTTCTGCAGTACAATGTTTACCTCTTACAGGGACTTGTTTAGATTTATAATACTTGGCCAGCATAATATCTTCTGTACCATTGTTATCAAAATCATTTGTATACACATGAAACGGCTTTTCTTTTGAGGCCTTATGTTTGAAGTTTAATCCTAGATTTCCTGCTATTATATCCTTATCTCCATCATTATCGATATCAACTACTAAAATCTTATTCCACCATCCCTTGGTTGATGATAGATTGTTATACATTTCTTTTTTAGAAAGCGCTCCGTTATCATTAATAAAAACTTCAATACCCATCCATTCTCCTGTCGTGATAAGATCCAAATCATTGTCGTTATCTATGTCATTCCATTCTGCACTAGTCACCATACCAATCTTTTTTAGTTCTGGTGCCAAATCATCTGTTTTATCTATAAAGTTTCCACCCTTGTTAATTAACAAATAACTTGTTGGTGCATATGGGTATTTCCCCGGGATTACGCGACTTCCTATAAATAGATCAATATCACCATCCTGATCAAAATCTGATGCTTTTACAATAGAACCTGCAGTATTAATGGATGGTAATTTTGATTTTGATCGATTAAAATTATACCCCCCTTCATTAATATATAATCTATCTTGTAATAGCGGTGAACCTGGATCAAACTCATAGCTTCCACTTACTACATATAAATCTTGATCTCCATCATTATCTACATCAAAAAAGGTAGCGCTTACATCTTCATATAAACTATCTTTTATAAAATTCTGTACAGGTATCTTTTTGAAATTTCCATCTTGTGAAGCAATTAATAATTGTGCAGTTTGATTATGAGCCCCTCCTATAAAAAGATCTTCTAGCCCATCATTATTAAGGTCTGTTTTTGCTATCGCAGGTCCTGTTTGCGATAATTTATGTGGTAACAATAACTGCTTATCAAAATCATTGAAAGGAGTTTCAGTATGTTCAAAATCTAATAAAGTTTCTGTAAAAATCGTATTAGATGCTGTATTGTTACTTGGTTTTACTGTTTTAACATTATTCTTATAGTCAATACTTAATAATTGGTTTGCTTTTATATTAGTAAGATGTTGCCTATTCCCATCAGACCAAATGATCTCTATTTTGGGAACAACAGTATCTTTTCCTAAACCAAAATGTAATGTATTCGACATAGAAGAAAGATATCCTCTAGCGTTTATGAGTTGTCGAGTTAATATTTTTCCATCATTCTGGTATATTTTTATAGTTGTTCCTACTCCGAAAACATTTTCTTTAGGTCCTTTAAAAGTAAATTGCAAAAAATTGTTAGTATTGATCTTTCTTGCATTATTTCTTAGTATTGTTGCATTTTCATCTAAATTATTAGTAACAATGTCTAAATCCCCATCATTATCTAAATCAACATATACAGCACCATTTGAAAATGTTGGTTTTTCATCTGACCAATCTTCAGTTATATT
The sequence above is a segment of the Aquimarina spinulae genome. Coding sequences within it:
- a CDS encoding DUF3472 domain-containing protein; its protein translation is MKNYKKSIHKIVLLLVSTCILACSSDKKPLHARSNDKLDLSITIPPGGNSWAINSTKQDAILIHDSGIHNWTSLDDVICIYFHTKLTGELHLGLNIKSEVGPSTIRVTVGDKTKEVVIDNTSYKNVEIGMFDIIKSGYNFIEIQGLQKAGEYIGDINKILIGGSATASGVSFVPEDFSFHFGRRGPSVHLTYEMPENKDIMYFYNEITVPQGEDVVGSYFMANGFGEGYFGIQVNSDTERRILFSVWSPFVTDDPSTIPDDYKVILLGKGEGVTDGSFGGEGSGGQSYKVFDWKPENTYKFLLKGEPSVNNSTDYTAYFYAPEESEWKLIASFRRPHTNTYLKRFHSFLENFSTHTGFISRKGRYTNQWVYDTQGQWHELVKAKFTADATARNEARLDYAGGVEGNSFYMKNCGFFDENTTMNTEFSRTANGIKPNIDFSLLQSSGSLQKVNATHKKNK
- a CDS encoding VCBS repeat-containing protein — protein: MRIYTYKTWIVFFALTLLYSCNNQVDNLSSEKLFTTVPTEITGVTFENKILESEQLHYYKYLYIYIGGGVAAADFNNDGLEDLFFTSNIYHNKLFLNKGNFQFEDITVKSGIKKRTGFDTGVSIVDINNDGFLDIYINRAGWYEGDEKLANMLYINNGNLTFTEQAKRHGLADTNRSIASTFFDYDKDGDLDVYITNAPAEFDLSGKIIDINKIQNSKKTQFFKSSDRLYNNDGKGNFTDVSVQAGILPDLGFGLNAQVGDLNNDGWQDIYVSNDFIGPDFAYINNKNGTFSEKRNSLFKHISYYSMGSDIGDINNDGFNDLMVLDMSPEDHVRSKTTMSMMSIDRFNKMVKNDHHHQYMHNVMQLNNRNGSFSEIAHMSGLAQTDWSWSVLFADFDLDGFNDIYVTNGIYRDVVDRDMNIKINNTINDKRNTLKEEDFYQFTQKLPQQKLTNYLFKNKGNLKFDNITEDWSDEKPTFSNGAVYVDLDNDGDLDIVTNNLDENATILRNNARKINTNNFLQFTFKGPKENVFGVGTTIKIYQNDGKILTRQLINARGYLSSMSNTLHFGLGKDTVVPKIEIIWSDGNRQHLTNIKANQLLSIDYKNNVKTVKPSNNTASNTIFTETLLDFEHTETPFNDFDKQLLLPHKLSQTGPAIAKTDLNNDGLEDLFIGGAHNQTAQLLIASQDGNFKKIPVQNFIKDSLYEDVSATFFDVDNDGDQDLYVVSGSYEFDPGSPLLQDRLYINEGGYNFNRSKSKLPSINTAGSIVKASDFDQDGDIDLFIGSRVIPGKYPYAPTSYLLINKGGNFIDKTDDLAPELKKIGMVTSAEWNDIDNDNDLDLITTGEWMGIEVFINDNGALSKKEMYNNLSSTKGWWNKILVVDIDNDGDKDIIAGNLGLNFKHKASKEKPFHVYTNDFDNNGTEDIMLAKYYKSKQVPVRGKHCTAEQIPYLKERIKTYSDFANSDIQEILGETFQSAIHYQATEFRSGIFINSNVGFEFTPFPSEAQMSPINSILYEDFDGDQIKDLLMAGNNYHTEVETTRADAGIGVYLKGISKGEFKPVKNTKTGFYADKDVRNMLLITTQKKKAVIVVNNNSKHQLYEVN